Proteins encoded by one window of Stegostoma tigrinum isolate sSteTig4 unplaced genomic scaffold, sSteTig4.hap1 scaffold_339, whole genome shotgun sequence:
- the LOC132208263 gene encoding ras and Rab interactor 2-like has translation MQLDRAYDAPEAPSPEPPAQRPSLSKVSTLDRLIFTHSVWLQLSMNSATSLHILQRESPGIFLVRQSATSQKKLLSVRLSDNCDPSFVHDFIINEEPSNTTFSLEGSGMTFGDLFHLISFYCVSRDILPFPLKLPLAIASARSHKILKTISHLGVEFWTSSLNVREPPEVEECGDGSPQETGPPESPVLLLLQGPLRTRCPGEVGNATQSGALSFVNPLFESRCKGRRGLFKGSIKVRVSTENSGTLSPPSEPPPPVPCQEGEGESEGGASPGHPPLPEPEGAYQRPRTPIPPPRLKKRLKTRGTSSEGGYRVPLPARPPQEEGEGEAEGGQRLSDSNSSEGLELLEGGDPPQIGDMDTHSLSSLEEEEEEERGVAGGEKEGGAESAGGGEPQTEPAPENPRTLGRSRSVRWDVRKPLRKVLSSFAGPERRLVHWAQEQAKDGGTSVGTLVQGFVGSLQDAGTDPRGSAQLLQNIRNFMTHTRSFLSHGAELDPSLDNVLEEGERDRLLEVAMHKIILKPLKGWIDARLREVHTADGSLQQLRENMRLVRLGGPQALGLRCSISDPGALEKIKHKFTLLQKTYSPVKKVHLLLQAMKLICDRVKAAEGLHYGADEFLPTLSYTIAACDLPELSLEAEYMMELLDQAELTGEGGYYLTSVYASVFELQNFHAHRATGGISQEIRHSLKQWHRRRRTNEPMPSIGDFQNFLRVAYHDLGNGCTAKTLVVRPCETAEEVCRLCALKFKVQAPAEHRLFLVVDKAWSLLAPDSRPQQLKAGLQGGHYHFVYKAAGPGRTRGPAGAKLVRDNAIDLGGELGPEEQHQA, from the exons ATGCAGCTTGACCGAGCGTACGATGCCCCTGAAGCACCTTCTCCGGAGCCGCCAGCCCAGCGGCCGTCCCTCAGCAAGGTCAGCACGCTGGACCGCCTCATCTTCACCCACTCCGTCTGGCTGCAGCTCAGCATGAACTCAGCCACATCACTCCACATCCTGCAGCGGGAGAGCCCAGGG ATCTTTCTGGTTCGCCAATCGGCCACATCGCAGAAGAAACTGCTATCGGTGCGACTCTCTGACAACTGCGATCCCTCCTTTGTCCATGACTTCATCATCAACGAGGAGCCCAGCAACACCA CGTTCTCCCTGGAAGGTTCTGGAATGACGTTTGGGGACCTCTTCCACCTCATCTCCTTCTACTGCGTGAGCAG GGACATCCTCCCCTTCCCCCTGAAGCTCCCACTCGCCATCGCCTCGGCTCGATCCCACAAAATCCTGAAAACCATCTCACATCTGGGTGTCG AGTTCTGGACGTCGTCCCTCAACGTGCGGGAGCCCCCTGAGGTGGAGGAGTGCGGTGATGGGTCCCCCCAGGAGACGGGCCCTCCTGAGTCGCCGGTCCTGCTGCTGCTCCAAGGACCCCTCAGGACGAGGTGCCCGGGGGAGGTGGGGAACGCCACCCAGAGCGGGGCCCTCAGCTTCGTCAACCCCCTCTTCGAGAGCAGGTGTAAGGGCAGGAGGGGGCTCTTCAAGGGCAGCATCAAGGTGCGGGTCTCGACGGAGAACTCGGGCACCCTCTCGCCCCCCTCTGAGCCCCCTCCCCCTGTCCCCTgccaggagggggagggggagagcgagggcggGGCCAGCCCGGGGCACCCCCCCTTGCCCGAACCCGAGGGGGCCTACCAACGCCCACgcacccccatccctcccccccgCCTCAAAAAGAGGCTGAAGACCCGGGGCACCTCTTCCGAGGGGGGGTACCGGGTGCCCCTCCCAGCCAGGCCCCcccaggaggagggggagggggaggccgAGGGGGGGCAGCGGCTGAGCGACAGCAATTCCTCGGAGGGCCTGGAGCTCCTGGAGGGTGGGGACCCCCCCCAGATCGGGGACATGGACACTCACTCGCTCAGCAgcctggaggaggaggaggaggaggagaggggggtggCGGGTGGGGAGAAGGAGGGCGGAGCGGAGAGCGCTGGCGGGGGCGAGCCCCAGACTGAGCCGGCCCCTGAGAATCCCCGGACCCTGGGCAGGTCTCGGAGCGTCCGGTGGGATGTCCGGAAGCCGCTCCGGAAGGTTCTGAGCTCCTTCGCAGGCCCCGAGAGGAGGCTGGTGCATTGGGCACAGGAGCAAGCAAAGGACGGGGGCACGTCGGTGGGGACCCTGGTCCAGGGCTTCGTGGGCAGCCTTCAGGACGCGGGCACGGACCCCCGGGGCAGCGCCCAGCTCCTCCAGAACATCCGAAACTTCATGACACACACCAGGAGCTTCCTGAGCCACGGTGCTGAACTCGACCCATCGCTGGACAACGTGCTGGAGGAGGGCGAGAGGG ATCGCCTCCTGGAGGTGGCCATGCACAAGATCATCCTGAAACCGCTGAAAGGTTGGATTGATGCTCGCCTGAGGGAGGTCCACACTGCCGATGGTTCCCTTCAACAGCTCAGGGAAAACATGCGACTGGTGAGGCTTGGGGGACCACAGGCCCTGGGCCTACGCTGCAGCATCTCTGACCCTGGAGCCCTCGAGAAGATCAAACACAAGTTTACTCTCCTGCAGAAGACGTACTCCCCCGTCAAGAAAGTCCACCTCCTCCTGCAGGCCATGAAACTTATCTGTGATCGGGTCAAAGCAGCAGAAG GCCTACACTATGGAGCTGACGAGTTCCTGCCGACTCTGTCCTACACCATCGCTGCGTGTGACCTGCCCGAGCTGTCCCTCGAGGCCGAGTACATGATGGAGCTGCTGGACCAGGCCGAGCTGACTGGGGAAG GTGGTTACTACCTCACCAGTGTGTACGCCAGCGTGTTCGAGCTTCAGAACTTCCACGCCCACCGGGCTACGGGTGGCATCAGCCAGGAGATCCGGCATTCTCTCAAGCAGTGGCACAGGCGACGAAGAACCAATGAGCCAATGCCATCGATCGGCGACTTCCAG AACTTCCTGCGCGTGGCCTACCACGACCTGGGCAACGGTTGCACAGCCAAGACGCTGGTGGTGAGGCCGTGTGAGACGGCAGAGGAGGTGTGCCGGCTCTGCGCCCTCAAGTTCAAGGTCCAGGCTCCCGCCGAGCACAGGCTCTTCCTGGTGGTGGACAAAGCCTGGAGCCTGCTGGCCCCCGACTCTCGCCCGCAGCAGCTCAAGGCCGGCCTACAGGGGGGCCACTACCACTTTGTCTACAAGGCTGCAGGCCCGGGGAGGACCAGGGGGCCTGCCGGCGCCAAGCTCGTCCGGGACAACGCCATCGACCTGGGGGGAGAGCTCGGGCCcgaggagcagcaccaggcctgA